A window from Vulpes vulpes isolate BD-2025 chromosome 9, VulVul3, whole genome shotgun sequence encodes these proteins:
- the KLHL26 gene encoding kelch-like protein 26 isoform X1, which produces MAESGGGGGAGGGGFGAGPGPERPSSMADKNGALKCTFSAPSHSTSLLQGLAALRAQGQLLDVVLTINRENFHAHKVVLAACSDYFRAMFTGGMREASQDVIELKGVSARGLRHIIDFAYSAEVTLDLDCVQDVLGAAVFLQMLPVVELCEEFLKAAMSVETCLNIGHMATTFSLASLKESVDAFTFEHFLQIAEEEDFLHLPLERLVFFLQSNRLQSCAEIDLFRAAVRWLQHDPARRPRASHVLCHIRFPLMRSSDLVDSVQTLDIMVEDVLCRQYLLEAFNYQVLPFRQHEMQSPRTVVRSDVPSLVAFGGTPYTDSDRSVSSKVYQLPEPGARHFRELTEMEVGCSHTCVAVLDNFVYVAGGQHLQYRSGEGAVDACYRYDPHLNRWLRLQAMQESRIQFQLNVLCGMVYATGGRNRAGSLASVERYCPRRNEWGYACSLKRRTWGHAGASEGGRLYISGGYGISVEDKKALHCYDPAADQWEFKAPMSEPRVLHAMVGAGGRIYALGGRMDHVDRCFDVLAVEYYVPETDQWTSVSPMRAGQSEAGCCLLDRKIYIVGGYNWRLNNVTGIVQVYNTETDEWERDLHFPESFAGIACAPVLLPRSGTRR; this is translated from the exons CATGGCTGACAAAAATGGAGCTCTCAAGTGCACCTTCTCAGCGCCCAGCCATAGCACCAGCCTCCTGCAGGGCCTGGCTGCCCTCCGTGCCCAGGGCCAGCTCCTGGACGTTGTACTCACCATCAACAGAGAGAACTTCCATGCACATAAAGTGGTTCTGGCCGCCTGCAGCGACTACTTCAG GGCCATGTTCACGGGTGGCATGAGGGAGGCGAGCCAGGATGTCATCGAGCTGAAGGGTGTGTCAGCCCGTGGCCTGAGGCACATCATCGACTTTGCCTATAGTGCCGAGGTGACGCTGGACCTGGACTGTGTGCAGGATGTGCTGGGTGCGGCTGTGTTCCTGCAGATGCTTCCTGTGGTGGAGCTGTGCGAGGAGTTCCTTAAGGCCGCCATGAGCGTAGAGACCTGCCTGAACATCGGCCACATGGCCACCACCTTTAGCCTGGCCTCGCTCAAGGAGTCCGTGGATGCCTTCACCTTTGAGCACTTCCTGCAGATCGCAGAGGAGGAGGACTTCCTGCACCTGCCACTGGAGCGCCTCGTCTTTTTCCTGCAGAGCAATCGGCTGCAGAGCTGTGCCGAGATCGATCTGTTCCGGGCCGCAGTCCGCTGGCTGCAGCACGACCCAGCCCGGCGGCCACGGGCCAGCCACGTGCTCTGCCACATCCGCTTCCCGCTCATGCGGTCGTCAGACTTGGTGGACAGCGTGCAGACGCTGGACATCATGGTGGAGGACGTGCTGTGCCGCCAGTACCTGCTGGAGGCCTTCAACTACCAGGTGCTGCCCTTCCGGCAGCACGAGATGCAATCCCCACGCACAGTCGTGCGCTCGGATGTGCCCTCCCTGGTCGCCTTTGGTGGCACACCCTATACTGACAGCGACCGCTCTGTCAGCAGTAAGGTGTACCAGCTGCCTGAGCCGGGTGCCCGCCACTTCCGGGAGCTCACAGAGATGGAGGTGGGCTGCAGCCACACGTGCGTGGCTGTGCTAGACAACTTTGTGTACGTGGCCGGGGGCCAGCACCTGCAGTACCGCAGTGGTGAAGGTGCTGTGGACGCCTGCTACCGCTATGACCCCCACCTGAACCGCTGGCTGCGCCTGCAGGCCATGCAGGAGAGCCGTATCCAGTTCCAGTTGAACGTGCTGTGTGGCATGGTGTATGCCACAGGTGGCCGCAACCGGGCCGGCAGCCTGGCCTCAGTTGAGAGGTACTGCCCACGGCGCAATGAGTGGGGCTATGCCTGCTCTCTGAAGCGCCGCACCTGGGGCCACGCGGGCGCCTCAGAGGGGGGCCGCCTCTACATTTCAGGTGGCTATGGCATCTCTGTGGAAGACAAGAAGGCGCTGCACTGCTATGACCCTGCCGCTGACCAGTGGGAGTTCAAGGCACCCATGAGTGAGCCCCGTGTACTTCACGCCATGGTGGGTGCTGGCGGCCGCATCTATGCCCTGGGTGGCCGTATGGATCACGTCGACCGCTGCTTTGACGTGCTGGCGGTGGAGTACTACGTGCCCGAAACAGACCAGTGGACCAGTGTGAGCCCCATGCGGGCTGGCCAGTCAGAGGCCGGCTGCTGCCTACTGGACAGGAAGATCTACATCGTGGGGGGCTACAACTGGCGCCTCAACAACGTGACGGGCATTGTGCAAGTATACAACACAGAGACGGACGAGTGGGAGCGTGACCTACACTTCCCAGAGTCTTTTGCAGGCATTGCCTGTGCCCCTGTCCTGCTGCCCCGGTCGGGGACCAGGAGGTAG
- the KLHL26 gene encoding kelch-like protein 26 isoform X2: MADKNGALKCTFSAPSHSTSLLQGLAALRAQGQLLDVVLTINRENFHAHKVVLAACSDYFRAMFTGGMREASQDVIELKGVSARGLRHIIDFAYSAEVTLDLDCVQDVLGAAVFLQMLPVVELCEEFLKAAMSVETCLNIGHMATTFSLASLKESVDAFTFEHFLQIAEEEDFLHLPLERLVFFLQSNRLQSCAEIDLFRAAVRWLQHDPARRPRASHVLCHIRFPLMRSSDLVDSVQTLDIMVEDVLCRQYLLEAFNYQVLPFRQHEMQSPRTVVRSDVPSLVAFGGTPYTDSDRSVSSKVYQLPEPGARHFRELTEMEVGCSHTCVAVLDNFVYVAGGQHLQYRSGEGAVDACYRYDPHLNRWLRLQAMQESRIQFQLNVLCGMVYATGGRNRAGSLASVERYCPRRNEWGYACSLKRRTWGHAGASEGGRLYISGGYGISVEDKKALHCYDPAADQWEFKAPMSEPRVLHAMVGAGGRIYALGGRMDHVDRCFDVLAVEYYVPETDQWTSVSPMRAGQSEAGCCLLDRKIYIVGGYNWRLNNVTGIVQVYNTETDEWERDLHFPESFAGIACAPVLLPRSGTRR, encoded by the exons ATGGCTGACAAAAATGGAGCTCTCAAGTGCACCTTCTCAGCGCCCAGCCATAGCACCAGCCTCCTGCAGGGCCTGGCTGCCCTCCGTGCCCAGGGCCAGCTCCTGGACGTTGTACTCACCATCAACAGAGAGAACTTCCATGCACATAAAGTGGTTCTGGCCGCCTGCAGCGACTACTTCAG GGCCATGTTCACGGGTGGCATGAGGGAGGCGAGCCAGGATGTCATCGAGCTGAAGGGTGTGTCAGCCCGTGGCCTGAGGCACATCATCGACTTTGCCTATAGTGCCGAGGTGACGCTGGACCTGGACTGTGTGCAGGATGTGCTGGGTGCGGCTGTGTTCCTGCAGATGCTTCCTGTGGTGGAGCTGTGCGAGGAGTTCCTTAAGGCCGCCATGAGCGTAGAGACCTGCCTGAACATCGGCCACATGGCCACCACCTTTAGCCTGGCCTCGCTCAAGGAGTCCGTGGATGCCTTCACCTTTGAGCACTTCCTGCAGATCGCAGAGGAGGAGGACTTCCTGCACCTGCCACTGGAGCGCCTCGTCTTTTTCCTGCAGAGCAATCGGCTGCAGAGCTGTGCCGAGATCGATCTGTTCCGGGCCGCAGTCCGCTGGCTGCAGCACGACCCAGCCCGGCGGCCACGGGCCAGCCACGTGCTCTGCCACATCCGCTTCCCGCTCATGCGGTCGTCAGACTTGGTGGACAGCGTGCAGACGCTGGACATCATGGTGGAGGACGTGCTGTGCCGCCAGTACCTGCTGGAGGCCTTCAACTACCAGGTGCTGCCCTTCCGGCAGCACGAGATGCAATCCCCACGCACAGTCGTGCGCTCGGATGTGCCCTCCCTGGTCGCCTTTGGTGGCACACCCTATACTGACAGCGACCGCTCTGTCAGCAGTAAGGTGTACCAGCTGCCTGAGCCGGGTGCCCGCCACTTCCGGGAGCTCACAGAGATGGAGGTGGGCTGCAGCCACACGTGCGTGGCTGTGCTAGACAACTTTGTGTACGTGGCCGGGGGCCAGCACCTGCAGTACCGCAGTGGTGAAGGTGCTGTGGACGCCTGCTACCGCTATGACCCCCACCTGAACCGCTGGCTGCGCCTGCAGGCCATGCAGGAGAGCCGTATCCAGTTCCAGTTGAACGTGCTGTGTGGCATGGTGTATGCCACAGGTGGCCGCAACCGGGCCGGCAGCCTGGCCTCAGTTGAGAGGTACTGCCCACGGCGCAATGAGTGGGGCTATGCCTGCTCTCTGAAGCGCCGCACCTGGGGCCACGCGGGCGCCTCAGAGGGGGGCCGCCTCTACATTTCAGGTGGCTATGGCATCTCTGTGGAAGACAAGAAGGCGCTGCACTGCTATGACCCTGCCGCTGACCAGTGGGAGTTCAAGGCACCCATGAGTGAGCCCCGTGTACTTCACGCCATGGTGGGTGCTGGCGGCCGCATCTATGCCCTGGGTGGCCGTATGGATCACGTCGACCGCTGCTTTGACGTGCTGGCGGTGGAGTACTACGTGCCCGAAACAGACCAGTGGACCAGTGTGAGCCCCATGCGGGCTGGCCAGTCAGAGGCCGGCTGCTGCCTACTGGACAGGAAGATCTACATCGTGGGGGGCTACAACTGGCGCCTCAACAACGTGACGGGCATTGTGCAAGTATACAACACAGAGACGGACGAGTGGGAGCGTGACCTACACTTCCCAGAGTCTTTTGCAGGCATTGCCTGTGCCCCTGTCCTGCTGCCCCGGTCGGGGACCAGGAGGTAG
- the KLHL26 gene encoding kelch-like protein 26 isoform X3 → MAESGGGGGAGGGGFGAGPGPERPSRAMFTGGMREASQDVIELKGVSARGLRHIIDFAYSAEVTLDLDCVQDVLGAAVFLQMLPVVELCEEFLKAAMSVETCLNIGHMATTFSLASLKESVDAFTFEHFLQIAEEEDFLHLPLERLVFFLQSNRLQSCAEIDLFRAAVRWLQHDPARRPRASHVLCHIRFPLMRSSDLVDSVQTLDIMVEDVLCRQYLLEAFNYQVLPFRQHEMQSPRTVVRSDVPSLVAFGGTPYTDSDRSVSSKVYQLPEPGARHFRELTEMEVGCSHTCVAVLDNFVYVAGGQHLQYRSGEGAVDACYRYDPHLNRWLRLQAMQESRIQFQLNVLCGMVYATGGRNRAGSLASVERYCPRRNEWGYACSLKRRTWGHAGASEGGRLYISGGYGISVEDKKALHCYDPAADQWEFKAPMSEPRVLHAMVGAGGRIYALGGRMDHVDRCFDVLAVEYYVPETDQWTSVSPMRAGQSEAGCCLLDRKIYIVGGYNWRLNNVTGIVQVYNTETDEWERDLHFPESFAGIACAPVLLPRSGTRR, encoded by the coding sequence GGCCATGTTCACGGGTGGCATGAGGGAGGCGAGCCAGGATGTCATCGAGCTGAAGGGTGTGTCAGCCCGTGGCCTGAGGCACATCATCGACTTTGCCTATAGTGCCGAGGTGACGCTGGACCTGGACTGTGTGCAGGATGTGCTGGGTGCGGCTGTGTTCCTGCAGATGCTTCCTGTGGTGGAGCTGTGCGAGGAGTTCCTTAAGGCCGCCATGAGCGTAGAGACCTGCCTGAACATCGGCCACATGGCCACCACCTTTAGCCTGGCCTCGCTCAAGGAGTCCGTGGATGCCTTCACCTTTGAGCACTTCCTGCAGATCGCAGAGGAGGAGGACTTCCTGCACCTGCCACTGGAGCGCCTCGTCTTTTTCCTGCAGAGCAATCGGCTGCAGAGCTGTGCCGAGATCGATCTGTTCCGGGCCGCAGTCCGCTGGCTGCAGCACGACCCAGCCCGGCGGCCACGGGCCAGCCACGTGCTCTGCCACATCCGCTTCCCGCTCATGCGGTCGTCAGACTTGGTGGACAGCGTGCAGACGCTGGACATCATGGTGGAGGACGTGCTGTGCCGCCAGTACCTGCTGGAGGCCTTCAACTACCAGGTGCTGCCCTTCCGGCAGCACGAGATGCAATCCCCACGCACAGTCGTGCGCTCGGATGTGCCCTCCCTGGTCGCCTTTGGTGGCACACCCTATACTGACAGCGACCGCTCTGTCAGCAGTAAGGTGTACCAGCTGCCTGAGCCGGGTGCCCGCCACTTCCGGGAGCTCACAGAGATGGAGGTGGGCTGCAGCCACACGTGCGTGGCTGTGCTAGACAACTTTGTGTACGTGGCCGGGGGCCAGCACCTGCAGTACCGCAGTGGTGAAGGTGCTGTGGACGCCTGCTACCGCTATGACCCCCACCTGAACCGCTGGCTGCGCCTGCAGGCCATGCAGGAGAGCCGTATCCAGTTCCAGTTGAACGTGCTGTGTGGCATGGTGTATGCCACAGGTGGCCGCAACCGGGCCGGCAGCCTGGCCTCAGTTGAGAGGTACTGCCCACGGCGCAATGAGTGGGGCTATGCCTGCTCTCTGAAGCGCCGCACCTGGGGCCACGCGGGCGCCTCAGAGGGGGGCCGCCTCTACATTTCAGGTGGCTATGGCATCTCTGTGGAAGACAAGAAGGCGCTGCACTGCTATGACCCTGCCGCTGACCAGTGGGAGTTCAAGGCACCCATGAGTGAGCCCCGTGTACTTCACGCCATGGTGGGTGCTGGCGGCCGCATCTATGCCCTGGGTGGCCGTATGGATCACGTCGACCGCTGCTTTGACGTGCTGGCGGTGGAGTACTACGTGCCCGAAACAGACCAGTGGACCAGTGTGAGCCCCATGCGGGCTGGCCAGTCAGAGGCCGGCTGCTGCCTACTGGACAGGAAGATCTACATCGTGGGGGGCTACAACTGGCGCCTCAACAACGTGACGGGCATTGTGCAAGTATACAACACAGAGACGGACGAGTGGGAGCGTGACCTACACTTCCCAGAGTCTTTTGCAGGCATTGCCTGTGCCCCTGTCCTGCTGCCCCGGTCGGGGACCAGGAGGTAG